In Runella sp. SP2, the genomic window CAAGTGGTCGGAGCATGAGATTAAGCAAGCCAAACACATGCAAGATACCTTCGAAGAAATCATCACGGCGATGGGAGGTATTCCAACAGGTCCGAAACCAGGTCCAGAGTCGAATTATGGGTTGGCAGCGCCAGGTCGTATCATTCACGAAGTAGGAACAACTCGTATGGGCGATGACCCATCGAAGTCGGTGACAAACCGTTATAGTCAGTTGCATGACTCGCGCAACGTATTCGTTGTGGATGCAGGTACGTTTGTATCGCAAGCGGATAAAAACCCAACTTGGACAATTCTTGCATTGTCGATGCGGGCTTCTGAATACATCATTGACCAACGTAAAAAAGCAAACCTATGAAACGCAGAGACACGTTAAAAGCGATTTCCCTCGGGACAATTACGGCGACGGTTGTAGGTACAGAAGCAAAGGCTGATGTTCCCAAAAAGCCCGTAGCGCCACTATCATTGTCTGATTTTAAAAATGGTAAAAGTGCGGCAGAACGTGCTCGTGATGCAAAAATCGCGGCTGATACGTTTTTTACTGCGCACGAAAAACAGACCATTGGTGTACTGGCTAACTACATCATCCCTGCCGACGGGCAGCACGGTGGTGCATTGGAAGCCAAAGTGCCTGATTTTATCGAATTCATTGTCAAAGATATGCCTCAGCACCAAACGCCAATGCGAGGTGGGTTGAGCTGGTTGGATACCCAATGTTTGAAGCAGTTTGGAAAAAAGTTTGTGACATGTACCAAAAGTGAACAAACCAAAATGTTAGACCAAATTGCTTATCCTGAACAGGCCAAGCCAGAAATGAGTCAGGGCGTATCTTTCTTTAATTTGATGCGTAACCTAACGGCTACGGGTTATTTTACGACGCAAATTGGATTCAATTACTTAGGCTATGTAGGTAACCGCCCGAACGCTTGGGAGGGAGTTCCTGCGGATGTATTGAAGCAATACGGTTTGAGTTACGACTCTTAGATTATTCGTACATACTTTTGTATTTTTCAATAGCGGGCACAATTTTTGTCCCGCTATTGTGTTATTTTTACGGAATAGACTCAAAAAAATGCAAATTTTGGGAAATAACTACCGTAAAACTCATTCTCTTCTTCGCTTGCTTATACCTTCCAAATGGGGCATTTTGTGTTTGCTTGGGTGGTATGTGGGGCTTGGCAGTACGGCTATTTTTGCCCAACAATTACCCGATAATCAATGCGATAATGTGCTCGGAGTAGGAAGTGGTGACTTTTCTATTTCGAGTGAAATAGGCTGCGCTCCCTTCACAGTTAAGGTGCAAAATACCCAAGCTGGCTCCATCAAAAGCCGTTATATCTACGACTACAAAGGGGGAAATCCGAACGGAACTTCTTACAAACAAGATACCACAAAAAACTTTACCTATACCAAAGCGGGTGTCTATACCATCATGCAACTTTCCGAAAGTGCACAAGGACAAGCACTTCGAGCATGTC contains:
- a CDS encoding gluconate 2-dehydrogenase subunit 3 family protein; translation: MKRRDTLKAISLGTITATVVGTEAKADVPKKPVAPLSLSDFKNGKSAAERARDAKIAADTFFTAHEKQTIGVLANYIIPADGQHGGALEAKVPDFIEFIVKDMPQHQTPMRGGLSWLDTQCLKQFGKKFVTCTKSEQTKMLDQIAYPEQAKPEMSQGVSFFNLMRNLTATGYFTTQIGFNYLGYVGNRPNAWEGVPADVLKQYGLSYDS